One segment of Nostoc piscinale CENA21 DNA contains the following:
- a CDS encoding DUF305 domain-containing protein, translating to MLSKPTIYGLVGILAGSTITALSFTYATRAAQQRLQSPPCATTSTMLHKMAGTHQVDQHFIEMMIPHHQGAVEMADIALQKSQRPEIKQLATAIKADQTKEIDQMKAWYKQWYGAEVPATPSTEMGIHHGTGHKMPEMSMHSGMMGMGMNLETLKNASDFDQEFIRQMIPHHESAVMMAKMVANNATHPEIRKLAEAIIKSQTAEIQQMQQWYQAWSK from the coding sequence ATGTTAAGTAAACCAACAATTTATGGACTAGTAGGTATACTCGCAGGTAGTACGATTACTGCTTTATCTTTTACCTACGCTACCAGAGCCGCACAACAGCGTCTACAATCGCCTCCTTGTGCTACAACCAGCACTATGCTACATAAGATGGCAGGAACACACCAAGTAGATCAGCACTTCATTGAAATGATGATTCCCCACCATCAAGGTGCAGTTGAGATGGCGGATATAGCTTTGCAAAAATCTCAACGGCCAGAAATTAAACAGCTGGCTACGGCAATTAAAGCTGACCAGACCAAAGAAATTGACCAAATGAAAGCTTGGTACAAACAATGGTATGGCGCGGAAGTTCCTGCGACTCCAAGCACGGAGATGGGAATTCATCATGGTACAGGCCACAAAATGCCGGAAATGTCCATGCACTCAGGAATGATGGGTATGGGGATGAATTTAGAGACATTAAAAAATGCCTCTGATTTTGATCAGGAATTTATTCGCCAGATGATTCCTCACCATGAATCAGCAGTCATGATGGCAAAAATGGTAGCCAATAATGCCACACATCCCGAAATTAGGAAGTTAGCTGAAGCAATCATTAAGTCTCAAACTGCTGAAATTCAACAGATGCAGCAATGGTATCAAGCTTGGTCTAAGTAG
- a CDS encoding heavy-metal-associated domain-containing protein, protein MTLTLTVPNMACSACANNITNAVKTVDADAIVQADPSTKLVSVETQASEEKIKDALANAGYPPA, encoded by the coding sequence ATGACACTGACACTCACCGTTCCCAACATGGCTTGTTCTGCTTGTGCTAACAATATCACCAATGCCGTGAAAACAGTTGATGCTGATGCGATCGTACAAGCCGATCCCTCAACTAAGCTTGTTAGTGTGGAAACTCAAGCTTCTGAGGAAAAAATCAAAGATGCTTTAGCCAATGCTGGCTATCCCCCAGCTTAA
- a CDS encoding uracil-DNA glycosylase has protein sequence MSSDIQLSLFGESNINQKDQIPTDAKIPIPAGTYTNMTELAQHCNQCQRCELGQTRTHAVVGRGNLNAPIMIVGEAPGQSEDETGLPFVGRSGQLLEKILASVNLSTEQDVYIGNINKCRPPNNRVPTPNEMAACIPYLLEQIRLVDPQIILLTGATAVKGLTGEKQGITKIRGQWIEWEGRLCMPIFHPSYLLRNPSKEKGSPKWLMWQDIQAVRAKYDEIAGDR, from the coding sequence ATGAGCAGCGACATTCAACTGAGTCTCTTTGGAGAATCTAACATCAATCAAAAAGACCAGATTCCTACAGATGCCAAAATTCCCATTCCGGCGGGAACCTACACCAACATGACCGAGTTAGCACAGCACTGTAACCAGTGCCAACGTTGCGAATTAGGACAAACGCGCACCCATGCTGTCGTAGGGCGAGGTAATCTCAACGCACCAATCATGATTGTGGGAGAAGCACCAGGCCAAAGCGAAGACGAAACAGGCTTACCATTTGTTGGTCGGTCTGGCCAGCTGCTAGAGAAAATATTGGCTTCGGTGAATTTGAGTACTGAGCAAGATGTCTACATTGGTAACATTAATAAATGCAGACCACCGAATAATCGGGTTCCGACCCCTAATGAAATGGCAGCTTGCATCCCATATTTATTAGAACAAATTCGCTTAGTTGATCCCCAAATTATTTTGTTAACAGGTGCAACGGCCGTAAAAGGATTAACAGGCGAAAAACAAGGAATCACCAAAATTCGCGGCCAGTGGATAGAATGGGAAGGCCGTTTATGTATGCCAATTTTTCACCCTTCCTACTTGTTGCGTAACCCATCGAAAGAAAAAGGCAGCCCAAAATGGCTGATGTGGCAAGATATCCAGGCAGTCCGCGCTAAGTATGATGAGATAGCAGGTGATAGGTGA
- a CDS encoding class I SAM-dependent methyltransferase, translated as MERVLEPEVMDTWEEAIDYDAMDFTGVNTAFAEEAIALGTTEPCLVLDAGTGPGRIPVLIAQMRPQWQLIAIDLAQNMLKIATQHVQQAGLQSQISLELVDAKQLPYADEMFDLVISNSLVHHLPDPLPFFQEIKRVSKPSSGLLIRDLLRPADEETMNALVSSIGHDYDPLQQKLFRDSLHAALTLDEVNQLVASVGLAGVKVYQSSDRHWTIARHCNLSV; from the coding sequence ATGGAAAGAGTTTTGGAACCAGAGGTCATGGACACTTGGGAAGAAGCCATTGACTATGATGCGATGGATTTTACTGGGGTTAACACAGCTTTTGCGGAGGAAGCGATCGCTCTGGGTACAACAGAACCATGTTTAGTACTAGATGCGGGGACTGGCCCTGGTCGTATCCCGGTTCTCATCGCTCAAATGCGTCCCCAATGGCAGTTGATTGCGATTGATTTAGCTCAAAATATGCTAAAAATTGCCACGCAGCATGTTCAACAAGCTGGCTTACAGTCGCAAATTTCCTTGGAATTGGTGGATGCGAAACAGTTACCCTATGCAGATGAAATGTTTGATTTGGTGATTTCTAATAGCTTGGTTCACCATTTACCTGATCCTCTGCCATTTTTCCAAGAAATCAAGCGAGTTAGTAAACCCAGCAGTGGTTTGCTGATTCGTGATTTATTACGTCCAGCCGACGAAGAGACAATGAATGCTTTAGTATCCAGCATTGGCCATGACTATGATCCGCTTCAGCAAAAGTTATTTCGAGATTCTCTCCACGCTGCACTTACACTAGATGAGGTGAATCAATTGGTTGCTAGTGTCGGGTTAGCTGGAGTGAAAGTTTATCAATCAAGCGATCGCCATTGGACAATTGCACGCCATTGTAATTTATCTGTTTAA
- a CDS encoding NADAR family protein produces MTIYFYSTREQYGCFSNFSAHGFVLDDLYWYTSEHYFQAQKFVGTFHLEQIRLVKTPKEAAKMGRERNRPLRPDWEQVKDGIMKKAVLCKFETHADIREILLSTGDDEIVENSPIDYYWGCGADGSGKNMLGIILMEVRDILRAEDGTKPGSVTIK; encoded by the coding sequence ATGACTATCTATTTTTATAGCACCCGCGAACAATATGGCTGCTTTTCCAACTTTTCTGCTCATGGATTTGTTTTGGATGATTTATACTGGTATACTAGCGAACATTATTTTCAAGCACAAAAGTTTGTTGGGACATTTCATTTAGAACAAATTCGCTTAGTAAAAACTCCTAAAGAAGCCGCAAAAATGGGTAGAGAAAGAAACCGTCCTTTGCGTCCCGATTGGGAGCAAGTCAAAGACGGTATTATGAAAAAAGCAGTACTGTGTAAGTTTGAAACTCATGCAGATATTCGGGAAATCTTACTCAGTACAGGTGATGACGAAATAGTAGAAAATTCTCCCATTGATTATTATTGGGGTTGTGGTGCTGATGGTAGTGGCAAAAATATGTTAGGGATTATTTTAATGGAAGTACGTGATATCCTACGCGCAGAAGATGGCACCAAACCGGGAAGTGTTACGATAAAATAA
- a CDS encoding sensor histidine kinase, whose amino-acid sequence MNVILGSVLISVAIAILLAIFTSHLIAHPLQVVTNVAKTITQESNFRIKADITSKDEVGTLANSLNQLVEWVGDYTQELELARQTLEKRVEERTHELELARHNLEKRVEERTQELQKTLQDLQATQGQLIQTEKMSSLGQMVAGIAHEINNPVSFIYGNIQHAKEYVEDLLALVELYQQQYPEPSHVIIDKIEDIDLIFISQDLSNLLSSMQTGAQRIREIVLSLRNFSRLDEAEMKEVDVHEGLENTLLILNHKIIPKITVNKNYHNLPLIECYPAQINQVFMNIVSNAIDALSEQNNITNKQINIETFKIDDNYIKINIKDNGNGIPTAIKHKIFDPFFTTKPVGKGTGLGLSTCYQIVEKHQGKIEVYSEIGQGTEFTITLPIKYKINQKLSVNSTVII is encoded by the coding sequence GTGAATGTTATTTTAGGAAGTGTGCTAATATCAGTTGCGATCGCTATCCTACTAGCAATATTTACTAGTCATTTAATTGCTCACCCTTTGCAAGTAGTGACTAATGTTGCTAAAACAATCACTCAAGAATCTAATTTTCGGATTAAAGCCGATATCACTAGTAAAGATGAAGTAGGAACATTAGCCAATTCTTTAAACCAATTGGTAGAGTGGGTAGGAGATTATACCCAAGAATTAGAACTAGCTCGTCAAACTCTAGAGAAACGAGTAGAGGAACGTACTCACGAATTAGAATTAGCACGCCATAATTTAGAAAAACGAGTAGAAGAACGCACTCAAGAATTGCAAAAAACTCTTCAGGATTTGCAAGCTACTCAAGGACAACTAATTCAAACAGAAAAAATGTCTTCTCTCGGACAGATGGTAGCAGGTATCGCTCACGAAATTAATAACCCTGTTAGTTTTATTTATGGCAATATTCAACACGCCAAAGAGTATGTAGAAGATTTATTAGCATTAGTAGAGTTATACCAGCAACAATATCCAGAACCAAGCCATGTGATTATTGATAAAATTGAAGATATTGATTTAATATTCATTAGCCAAGATTTATCTAATTTACTGTCATCAATGCAAACAGGCGCACAACGCATTCGAGAAATTGTATTATCTTTACGCAACTTTTCTCGACTAGATGAAGCTGAGATGAAAGAAGTAGATGTTCATGAAGGTCTTGAAAATACATTACTAATTTTAAATCATAAAATTATTCCAAAAATAACTGTAAATAAGAACTATCATAACCTACCTTTAATTGAATGCTATCCAGCACAGATCAATCAGGTATTTATGAATATTGTGAGCAATGCCATAGATGCTTTAAGCGAACAAAATAATATTACAAACAAACAAATTAATATTGAGACTTTCAAAATAGATGATAATTACATTAAAATAAATATCAAAGATAATGGTAATGGAATCCCTACGGCTATTAAGCATAAAATTTTTGACCCATTTTTTACAACTAAACCAGTAGGCAAAGGTACAGGTTTAGGTTTAAGTACTTGTTATCAAATAGTTGAAAAACATCAAGGTAAAATAGAAGTATATTCGGAAATAGGACAAGGTACAGAATTTACGATAACCTTGCCAATTAAATATAAAATAAATCAAAAATTGTCTGTTAACTCTACAGTGATTATTTAG
- a CDS encoding phosphate/phosphite/phosphonate ABC transporter substrate-binding protein translates to MKRRKLLSYCSIFLSGFITACNSNSQKQNTEISINIPKNLKFTITDVNNLQELEASYGELRKTLEEILDIKIEFLPVENRTAAAAALVSDKLDIAFAGPSEYLILNSRAKSIPIIGVKRPNYHSIIVVRANSKIKSLSQLKGKTIAMNRIGSTSGHIGPTKLLMDAGLDPKNDVKIVMLGDQGLKALVKGEVDAWVNASDTYNDKLAKEKFLEKDFDIIAKSPLLPNDVFVANNRLQANLVADMRSRMLTNQDKILQSIILADKKYQGASLTTANDSDYNMIRQVYQNMGEGSFL, encoded by the coding sequence ATGAAAAGACGAAAACTATTAAGCTACTGCTCTATCTTTCTGTCTGGATTTATAACAGCATGTAATTCTAATTCCCAGAAGCAAAACACAGAAATATCAATTAACATACCAAAAAATCTCAAATTCACTATTACAGATGTTAATAATCTCCAAGAATTAGAAGCAAGTTATGGAGAATTAAGAAAGACATTAGAAGAAATATTAGATATAAAAATTGAATTTTTACCAGTTGAAAATAGAACAGCCGCAGCCGCAGCCTTGGTCTCAGATAAACTAGATATTGCTTTCGCAGGGCCTTCAGAATATTTAATTTTAAATTCTAGAGCTAAAAGTATTCCTATAATTGGAGTTAAGCGTCCTAATTATCATTCCATTATTGTTGTCCGTGCAAACAGTAAAATTAAATCATTATCTCAATTAAAAGGAAAAACAATTGCTATGAACCGTATTGGTTCAACTTCTGGACATATTGGGCCAACAAAATTACTGATGGATGCTGGATTAGATCCCAAGAATGATGTCAAAATTGTTATGTTAGGTGATCAGGGACTAAAAGCTTTAGTAAAAGGCGAAGTAGATGCTTGGGTAAATGCTTCTGATACATATAATGATAAACTAGCGAAAGAAAAATTCTTAGAAAAAGATTTTGATATAATCGCCAAAAGCCCCTTATTACCTAATGATGTATTTGTTGCTAATAATCGACTTCAAGCTAACTTAGTAGCAGATATGCGATCGCGGATGCTAACAAATCAAGATAAAATACTTCAAAGTATTATACTAGCTGACAAGAAATACCAAGGAGCAAGTTTGACGACTGCAAATGACTCTGACTACAACATGATTCGGCAAGTTTATCAAAACATGGGAGAAGGAAGCTTTTTATAA
- a CDS encoding glucose-1-phosphate adenylyltransferase, with translation MKKVLAIILGGGAGTRLYPLTKLRAKPAVPVAGKYRLIDIPVSNCINSEIFKIYVLTQFNSASLNRHIARTYNFSGFSEGFVEVLAAQQTPENPNWFQGTADAVRQYLWMLEEWDVDEYLILSGDHLYRMDYRQFIQRHRETNADITLSVIPIDNRRASDFGLMKINDAGRVVDFSEKPKGEALAKMQVDTTILGLTKEQAEQQPYIASMGIYVFKKDVLIKLLREKLERTDFGKEIIPDAAEDYNIQAYLFDDYWEDIGTIEAFYNANLALTQQPQPPFSFYDEEAPIYTRPRYLPPTKLLNCHVTESIIGEGCILKNCRIQHSVLGVRSRIESGCVIEESLLMGADFYQASVERQCSIDKGDIPVGIGTDTIIRRAIVDKNARIGHDVKIINKDNVQEADRENQGFYIRSGIVVVLKGAVITDGTII, from the coding sequence GTGAAAAAAGTTTTAGCAATCATTCTCGGTGGTGGCGCAGGCACCCGCCTTTACCCTTTAACTAAACTCCGGGCAAAACCAGCAGTTCCCGTAGCGGGGAAATATCGCTTAATTGATATCCCTGTGAGTAACTGTATTAATTCGGAAATTTTTAAAATCTACGTCCTGACACAATTCAACTCAGCTTCTCTGAACCGTCACATTGCTCGTACTTACAATTTTAGTGGATTCAGTGAAGGGTTTGTGGAAGTGCTGGCTGCACAACAAACTCCAGAAAACCCCAACTGGTTCCAAGGTACAGCCGATGCAGTGCGACAGTACTTGTGGATGTTGGAGGAATGGGATGTAGATGAATATTTGATTCTCTCAGGAGATCACCTATACCGGATGGATTATCGTCAATTCATCCAGCGTCATCGAGAAACCAATGCTGACATTACCCTCTCGGTAATTCCCATTGACAACCGTCGGGCTTCTGACTTTGGCTTGATGAAAATCAATGATGCTGGTAGAGTAGTTGATTTTAGCGAAAAGCCCAAAGGTGAGGCTTTAGCAAAAATGCAGGTTGATACTACCATTTTGGGATTAACCAAAGAACAAGCCGAACAACAGCCATATATCGCCTCAATGGGGATTTATGTCTTTAAGAAAGATGTTTTAATCAAGTTGCTGCGGGAAAAATTAGAACGGACTGACTTTGGTAAAGAAATTATCCCTGATGCAGCCGAAGATTATAACATTCAAGCTTATTTATTTGATGATTACTGGGAAGATATCGGAACAATTGAAGCATTTTATAATGCCAATTTAGCCTTAACCCAGCAACCACAACCACCTTTTAGCTTCTACGATGAAGAAGCACCAATTTACACTCGTCCGCGTTATCTACCACCTACCAAACTATTAAATTGCCATGTCACCGAATCAATTATTGGTGAAGGCTGTATTTTGAAAAACTGCCGGATTCAGCATTCCGTTTTAGGAGTGCGATCGCGGATTGAATCGGGCTGTGTCATCGAAGAATCTTTGCTCATGGGTGCAGACTTTTATCAAGCTTCGGTGGAACGTCAATGCAGCATCGACAAAGGTGATATTCCCGTAGGTATTGGTACAGATACCATCATTCGGCGGGCGATCGTTGATAAAAATGCTCGCATTGGCCACGATGTTAAAATCATCAACAAAGATAACGTCCAAGAAGCTGACCGAGAAAATCAAGGCTTCTACATCCGTAGCGGGATTGTAGTTGTCCTCAAAGGTGCAGTCATTACCGATGGGACGATTATTTAA
- the rpsT gene encoding 30S ribosomal protein S20: protein MANTKSALKRASIAERNRLRNKTYKSAVKTLMKKYLTVVETYAANPTPELKQEVELRLAEAYSKIDKAVKRGILHPNNGARKKSRLAHKLKPVATAQ from the coding sequence GTGGCGAATACAAAGTCTGCTCTTAAACGCGCCAGTATCGCAGAACGCAATCGGCTGCGGAATAAAACCTACAAGTCAGCTGTTAAGACGCTGATGAAGAAATACTTGACTGTGGTAGAAACCTACGCAGCTAATCCTACGCCTGAACTCAAACAAGAAGTTGAATTACGGCTGGCTGAGGCTTACAGCAAAATCGATAAAGCTGTAAAGCGGGGCATTCTGCATCCTAACAACGGTGCTAGGAAAAAATCGAGATTGGCTCACAAACTCAAGCCAGTCGCAACCGCACAGTAG